The Humulus lupulus chromosome 3, drHumLupu1.1, whole genome shotgun sequence genome window below encodes:
- the LOC133825156 gene encoding uncharacterized protein LOC133825156 has product MALCDLGAGINLMPMSIFKQLGIGEVRPTTVTLQLVDRSLAHPDWKIEYVLVRVDKFIFPVDFIMLDYVADREVPIILWRPFLATRRTLIDVQKGELTMRVQEENVTFNVFKAVRFPDEVEECSVVLVVDSLASREFETNNVDDPLERLLFDSHNDEDEEEYLAWVEANSQGLRTRGRYDSLELSSREFKAPKPS; this is encoded by the coding sequence ATGGCTTTATGCGATCTGGGTGCCGGCATTAACTTGATGCCAATGTCTATTTTCAAGCAATTGGGGATTGGAGAAGTTAGGCCTACTACAGTTACTCTTCAACTTGTAGATAGATCTCTTGCTCATCCGGATTGGAAGATTGAATATGTATTGGTGAGGGTAGACAAATTTATATTCCCTGTTGATTTTATTATGCTAGACTATGTGGCGGATAGAGAGGTGCCCATTATCTTGTGGAGGCCATTTCTTGCAACAAGAAGAACTTTAATAGATGTGCAGAAGGGGGAGCTGACTATGAGGGTCCAAGAAGAAAATGTGACTTTTAATGTTTTTAAGGCTGTGAGATTTCCTGATGAGGTTGAGGAATGCTCAGTAGTTTTAGTGGTAGATTCTTTGGCATCAAGGGAGTTTGAGACTAATAACGTTGATGATCCATTAGAGAGGTTATTGTTTGATTCACACaatgatgaagatgaggaggagtaCTTAGCTTGGGTGGAGGCTAATTCTCAAGGGTTAAGAACAAGAGGCCGATATGATTCATTGGAGTTGTCGTCTAGGGAGTTCAAAGCTCCTAAACCATCTTGA